A window of the Gossypium hirsutum isolate 1008001.06 chromosome A03, Gossypium_hirsutum_v2.1, whole genome shotgun sequence genome harbors these coding sequences:
- the LOC107896895 gene encoding uncharacterized protein codes for MYVNNYIYIYLIWELYDSLFVWPFLQVGAENETLPYWLSNTSALLILLQKNLRSNGFLSTGTQRSGGNTGFLGRVSYFQLEDAIDKEDFEEAAKLKLAIAEVSSKDSVAEIMSQLKSAIDEERYHDASRLSRLTGSGLASMLVHLALMELK; via the exons ATGTAtgtaaataattacatatatatttatttaatttgggaATTGTATGATTCTTTATTTGTCTGGCCTTTTTTGCAGGTTGGAGCTGAAAATGAAACCTTACCTTATTGGCTGTCCAACACCTCAGCACTTTTGATTCTGCTGCAGAAAAATTTGCGATCAAATGGCTTTTTGTCTACTGGCACTCAACGCTCTGGGGGAAACACTGGTTTTCTTGGGAGAGTTTCTTAT TTCCAACTTGAGGATGCAATTGATAAGGAAGACTTTGAAGAAGCTGCAAAGTTAAAGTTGGCTATTGCAGAGGTTTCTTCAAAAGACAGTGTAGCTGAAATCATGTCTCAGTTGAAG AGTGCCATAGATGAAGAGCGGTACCATGATGCTTCACGGTTGTCTAGACTTACAGGAAGTGGACTG GCCTCTATGTTGGTGCATTTGGCCCTTATGGAACTGAAATAG